One stretch of Arachis duranensis cultivar V14167 chromosome 1, aradu.V14167.gnm2.J7QH, whole genome shotgun sequence DNA includes these proteins:
- the LOC107469056 gene encoding serine protease SPPA, chloroplastic isoform X2 encodes MWKWKNVLQHSYTFTRSHTRSYSAIQRFSSTSTATTPIEFRWRFLLTRSSFSYSSQPRPENGAVSAAKDDDKFEPVTGWNKQLVKLKILLAFPWERVQYGSLYSVKLRGRITEQLQSRYSRALSLPQICENFFKAAYDPRIAGIYLRIDPLSCGWAKLDEIRRHIFDFRKSGKFVVAFVPSCREKEYYLASACEEIYAPPSAYVSLYGLAIQAPFFRGILDNLGIEPHLERIGKYKSGDNLTHRSMTEESSEVLNQLLDNIYTNWLDKVSSAKGKKREDIENFINEGVYDVDRLKEKGYISDVIYEDEIMAKLRKRLGVKINKNLPMVDYRKYSLVRKWTLGVSGGKDLIAIIRATGLIRGGDSSSGVRSSGVIAEKIIEKIRKVRESKQFKAVIIRIDSPGGDALASDMMWREIRLLAASKPVIASMSDIAASGGYYTAMGARAIVAESLTLTGSIGVVTAKFNLGKLYEMIGFNKEIISRGRYAELLAAEQRSFRPHEAELFAKSAQRIYKQFRDKAALSRSMTLLSTR; translated from the exons ATGTGGAAGTGGAAGAATGTCCTTCAACACAGTTACACGTTCACGCGCTCACACACGCGCTCTTACTCCGCCATTCAGCGCTTCAGCTCAACTTCAACTGCAACTACTCCGATTGAATTCCGGTGGCGCTTCCTCCTCACTCGTTCTTCGTTTTCCTATTCAAGTCAACCACGGCCAGAAAACGGCGCCGTATCAGCTGCTAAGGATGATGATAAGTTCGAGCCAGTTACTGGATGGAACAAGCAACTCGTCAAGCTTAAGATTCTACTCGCCTTTCCCTGGGAGCGTGTCCAATACGGCTCCCTCTACTCCGTCAAGCTGCGCGGCCGG atAACGGAACAGCTGCAGAGTAGGTACTCTCGAGCACTGTCTCTGCCTCAGATTTGTGAAAATTTCTTCAAAGCAGCTTATGATCCTCGGATCGCCGGCATCTACCTCCGTATTGATCCTCTGAGCTGCGGCTGGGCTAAACTCGATGAAATTCGACGTCACATATTTGATTTCAGAAAATCAG GAAAATTTGTTGTGGCGTTTGTCCCTTCATGTCGAGAAAAGGAGTATTACCTTGCGTCTGCATGTGAAGAGATATATGCTCCTCCAAGTGCCTATGTTTCTTTGTATGGATTGGCCATTCAAGCACCTTTCTTCAGAG gTATTTTAGATAACCTAGGAATTGAGCCTCATTTGGAAAGGATTGGCAAATACAAATCAGGAGATAACCTTACTCATAGATCAATGACTGAAGAGAGTTCTGAGGTGCTGAACCAATTGCTTGACAATATCTATACAAATTGGCTGGATAAAGTGTCTTCTGCTAAAG ggaagaaaagagaagatattGAGAACTTCATAAATGAAGGTGTGTATGATGTGGACAGACTGAAGGAAAAGGGCTACATATCAGACGTAATCTATGAGGATGAG ATTATGGCCAAGTTAAGGAAGAGACTAGGagtgaaaattaataaaaatctacCTATGGTTGATTACAG AAAATACTCTTTAGTCAGGAAATGGACTCTTGGAGTATCTGGTGGTAAAGATTTGATAGCCATAATCAGAGCCACAGGGCTCATCCGCGGTGGTGATAGTTCATCAGGTGTTCGTTCCTCAGGTGTCATTGCAGAGAAGATCATTGAGAAGATTCGCAAAGTCAGAG aatcaaaacaatttaaggCTGTGATTATCCGAATTGATAGTCCGGGAGGTGATGCTCTTGCTTCTGATAT GATGTGGAGAGAAATCAGGCTTCTGGCAGCCTCAAAACCAGTCATTGCTTCAATGTCTGATATTGCAGCAAGTGGAGGGTACTACACGGCAATGGGAGCAAGGGCAATTGTTGCTGAAAGTCTTACCTTAACTGGTTCAATTGGAGTGGTTACAG CAAAATTTAACCTGGGGAAATTGTATGAGATGATTGGCTTCAACAAAGAAATCATATCAAGGGGAAGATACGCTGAACTCCTTGCTGCTGAGCAGCGTTCTTTTCG GCCACATGAAGCAGAGTTATTTGCAAAGTCTGCACAACGCATTTATAAACAGTTTCGTGACAAGGCAGCTCTTTCGCGATCAATGACA CTACTATCCACTAGGTAG
- the LOC107471839 gene encoding protein SOB FIVE-LIKE 4-like isoform X2, which yields MRTKIMDPSEECHSSESGWTMYIGSPIHDDDDDHGDGDNSYISRYSNNNEGYHQQDNESDDDDDDDDSMASDASSGPSHLHGVDSNNNGKDFQHQEDEEEYDDDGGINKQCFLEKKNNNARKKKEEKKKKKKKEMVMKDNNSKGNNNNNKMRKSLWMGKGK from the exons ATGAG AACAAAAATAATGGATCCATCAGAAGAATGTCACAGCAGTGAATCAGGATGGACTATGTATATTGGGTCCCCCatacatgatgatgatgatgatcatggtGATGGAGACAACAGTTATATTAGCAGGTACAGTAATAACAATGAAGGTTATCATCAACAAGATAATgaaagtgatgatgatgatgatgatgatgattctaTGGCTTCTGATGCTTCCTCTGGGCCAAGCCACCTTCATGGGGTTGATAGTAATAATAATGGCAAAGATTTCCAGCatcaagaagatgaagaagaatatgatgatgatggtggtaTCAACAAGCAGTGTTTCttagagaagaagaataataatgctagaaagaaaaaagaagagaagaagaagaagaagaagaaagagatggtAATGAAGGATAATAATAGCAaaggtaataataataataataagatgagaaaaagtTTGTGGATGGGAAAAGGGAAATAG
- the LOC107471839 gene encoding protein SOB FIVE-LIKE 4-like isoform X1, giving the protein MKLISSHHLNNMLFFESLISLSLTASIAVFCSFERTKIMDPSEECHSSESGWTMYIGSPIHDDDDDHGDGDNSYISRYSNNNEGYHQQDNESDDDDDDDDSMASDASSGPSHLHGVDSNNNGKDFQHQEDEEEYDDDGGINKQCFLEKKNNNARKKKEEKKKKKKKEMVMKDNNSKGNNNNNKMRKSLWMGKGK; this is encoded by the exons ATGAAACTCATCTCATCTCATCATCTTAATAATATGCTCTTTTTTGAAAGCTTAATTTCACTTTCATTGACAGCTTCTATAGCTGTCTTCTGCTCCTTTGAGAG AACAAAAATAATGGATCCATCAGAAGAATGTCACAGCAGTGAATCAGGATGGACTATGTATATTGGGTCCCCCatacatgatgatgatgatgatcatggtGATGGAGACAACAGTTATATTAGCAGGTACAGTAATAACAATGAAGGTTATCATCAACAAGATAATgaaagtgatgatgatgatgatgatgatgattctaTGGCTTCTGATGCTTCCTCTGGGCCAAGCCACCTTCATGGGGTTGATAGTAATAATAATGGCAAAGATTTCCAGCatcaagaagatgaagaagaatatgatgatgatggtggtaTCAACAAGCAGTGTTTCttagagaagaagaataataatgctagaaagaaaaaagaagagaagaagaagaagaagaagaaagagatggtAATGAAGGATAATAATAGCAaaggtaataataataataataagatgagaaaaagtTTGTGGATGGGAAAAGGGAAATAG